The following proteins are encoded in a genomic region of candidate division KSB1 bacterium:
- a CDS encoding sugar phosphate isomerase/epimerase: protein MRNRARLLPLATGVLWTIALALIVPSVSLSKGSPWKLALHSVSYAGVWRGQAYLDIERFLETAKQLGFDGVMIMAKEPHVSPLTYDEKARARLKARLNDLGLELCILAGYTDFTGGIDRGGIPVAEIQAAYVGQLAKLAADLGTDKVRIFTGYLRPGIPYDQQYGTVVRGIKLAAREAAKYGVTLAIQNHHDIANYHEEMLWLLREVNEPNVKLAFDAWTPTLQGLSSEELAEAVAKVAPYMVHTTVADYVRFPRFQYEAQLTNFVRLEPVVRAVPMGTGIVDYGTFFRSLKKAGYKGWVAYEMCEVLEGGGSLENLARTARQFLEYMRNLDLE, encoded by the coding sequence ATGCGAAACAGGGCAAGACTGCTGCCATTAGCGACCGGAGTCCTCTGGACCATTGCTCTCGCCTTGATAGTTCCCTCCGTCTCCCTGTCCAAAGGATCACCGTGGAAACTGGCCCTCCATTCCGTCAGCTATGCCGGCGTCTGGCGGGGTCAGGCATACCTGGATATTGAACGCTTCCTGGAAACGGCCAAGCAGCTCGGCTTCGACGGTGTCATGATCATGGCTAAGGAACCCCACGTATCCCCTCTTACCTACGACGAAAAGGCGCGGGCCAGATTGAAAGCAAGACTTAACGATCTCGGTCTAGAGCTCTGCATCCTGGCTGGCTATACTGACTTCACCGGAGGCATCGACCGCGGCGGGATCCCGGTAGCCGAGATTCAGGCGGCGTACGTTGGCCAACTCGCCAAACTGGCGGCTGATCTCGGCACGGACAAGGTGCGTATCTTCACCGGCTACCTCCGCCCGGGTATCCCATACGACCAGCAGTACGGAACCGTGGTACGAGGGATCAAGCTGGCCGCGCGAGAGGCTGCCAAATACGGCGTTACCCTGGCCATTCAGAACCATCACGACATTGCCAATTATCATGAGGAGATGCTCTGGCTACTCCGGGAGGTCAACGAGCCCAACGTCAAGTTGGCGTTCGACGCCTGGACGCCGACCCTGCAGGGGCTTTCTTCCGAGGAACTGGCTGAGGCGGTGGCTAAAGTGGCCCCCTACATGGTCCACACCACTGTGGCCGACTACGTGCGCTTCCCCCGCTTCCAGTACGAGGCCCAGCTCACCAATTTTGTCCGCCTGGAGCCAGTGGTCCGGGCCGTTCCCATGGGAACAGGAATTGTAGATTACGGGACCTTTTTCCGCTCCCTCAAGAAGGCTGGCTACAAAGGGTGGGTGGCATACGAGATGTGCGAGGTCCTCGAAGGCGGTGGCAGCCTCGAGAACCTGGCGCGCACGGCCAGGCAGTTCTTGGAGTACATGAGAAACCTGGATCTCGAGTAA
- the pheA gene encoding prephenate dehydratase translates to MRVAFQGERGAYSEEALLANWGRDAEAIGFPTLDDAVVALLRGDVDAALLPAENSIAGTVGRTYELLVEHALWILADCVHPIRHNLLALPGTQLSQIRRVFSHPQALEQCRRFLAAHALEPVPQLDTAGSARLIAEEKLHDTGAIASQRAAILYGLEVLVWDIQDLLGNATRFFLVGKEPRPVARGPAKVSLVFSVPDVPGALYRALGVFAARSLNLSKVESRPDRQRHWRYVFYLDYDAPDAEEVGEVLKELRSHTEFLRLLGIYQTLRTGDGESRAAP, encoded by the coding sequence ATGCGTGTGGCTTTTCAGGGAGAGCGAGGAGCCTACAGTGAGGAGGCACTATTAGCCAACTGGGGGCGTGATGCGGAGGCGATCGGCTTTCCGACGCTTGACGACGCCGTGGTAGCGCTCCTCCGAGGGGATGTAGATGCGGCGTTGCTCCCCGCCGAAAATTCGATCGCTGGGACGGTCGGCCGCACCTATGAGCTCCTTGTCGAGCATGCCCTCTGGATCCTGGCGGACTGTGTGCATCCCATCCGACACAACCTCCTGGCATTGCCCGGAACGCAGCTGAGCCAGATCCGCCGCGTATTCTCACATCCGCAGGCGCTCGAGCAGTGCCGGAGGTTTCTGGCTGCGCACGCACTTGAGCCGGTACCTCAGCTCGATACGGCCGGCAGTGCCCGCCTGATTGCGGAGGAAAAGCTTCACGACACCGGGGCCATCGCGTCTCAGCGGGCGGCCATTCTCTACGGCCTGGAAGTCCTGGTTTGGGACATCCAGGACCTCCTCGGGAATGCCACGCGCTTCTTTCTCGTGGGAAAAGAGCCACGACCGGTCGCTCGAGGACCTGCAAAAGTCTCCCTTGTCTTTTCGGTGCCCGATGTCCCTGGAGCTCTCTACCGGGCTCTCGGGGTCTTCGCCGCGCGTTCTTTGAACCTCAGTAAGGTTGAATCACGACCGGATCGGCAGCGCCACTGGAGGTACGTCTTCTACCTGGACTACGACGCCCCGGACGCCGAAGAAGTGGGAGAGGTATTAAAGGAGTTGCGCTCTCACACGGAATTCCTCCGGCTCTTGGGAATCTACCAGACCCTCCGGACCGGCGATGGAGAAAGTAGAGCAGCCCCCTGA